In the genome of Tuberibacillus sp. Marseille-P3662, one region contains:
- a CDS encoding GNAT family N-acetyltransferase — protein sequence MNKVIETPWDERALGYKTYEVATCDTETLNAIKGLDGHFSIKVPPLVSKELLHKHGFYYCDTLLEPVCDRGGFTPVYEQFVSVKQVEQVDTLTPMCRNTFTYDRFHRDFHIDPEQADQRYVNWLYDIADSGGVLALYYKQELAGFFAYHDERILLHALKPTFRGRGMAKYFWSEACRHLFSLGHSSLSSSVSAANLPVVNLYHSLGFTFKEVVDVYHKVQP from the coding sequence ATGAACAAAGTGATTGAAACCCCTTGGGATGAGCGGGCTTTAGGGTATAAGACCTATGAAGTTGCGACATGTGATACCGAGACGTTAAATGCGATAAAGGGTCTTGACGGCCACTTTTCCATTAAGGTTCCTCCTTTGGTGTCTAAGGAGTTGTTACATAAACATGGTTTTTACTATTGTGATACACTCTTGGAACCTGTGTGTGATAGAGGTGGGTTCACCCCGGTTTACGAACAGTTTGTATCGGTGAAGCAAGTCGAACAAGTGGACACTCTTACACCCATGTGCCGGAACACGTTCACGTATGACCGTTTTCACCGGGATTTTCATATTGACCCTGAGCAGGCTGATCAAAGGTACGTGAATTGGTTGTATGATATTGCGGACAGCGGTGGCGTGTTAGCATTGTATTATAAACAAGAGCTTGCCGGTTTTTTCGCTTATCATGATGAACGCATTTTACTGCATGCTTTAAAACCCACTTTTCGCGGCCGAGGCATGGCTAAGTATTTCTGGAGTGAAGCGTGCCGCCATTTGTTTTCACTTGGTCACTCATCATTGTCGAGTTCCGTTTCGGCAGCCAATCTGCCGGTGGTCAATTTATATCATTCCCTCGGTTTCACCTTTAAAGAGGTGGTTGATGTTTATCATAAAGTTCAGCCATAA
- the rfbB gene encoding dTDP-glucose 4,6-dehydratase, with protein sequence MLNNDSGRTVLVTGGSGFIGSNFILYYLDQHPQDTIINMDKLTYAGNADRLQAVEQHPNYQFIKGDIGDSEILEQVFTNYGITDLIHFAAESHVDNAIHEPDPFIKTNLLGTYELLKKAKRHWIDRGQSKEGRFHHISTDEVYGTLRPDETAFLETSPYTPNNPYSASKAGAAMLVRSYQQTYGLDAVITNCSNNYGPRQHSEKLIPTIIRKALAEQAIPIYGDGKQVRDWLHVKDHCRAVDLVFHHGQSGEVYNIGGRNEQYNIHIAEKICELLDEYQSVRSSANIGSYRDLITFVQDRPGHDRRYSINPEKIENELRWKAEIPLADGLRETVAWYIDNNIV encoded by the coding sequence ATGCTGAATAACGATAGTGGAAGAACAGTTTTAGTAACCGGCGGATCCGGGTTCATTGGTTCGAATTTTATCTTATATTATTTAGATCAACATCCCCAGGATACGATCATTAATATGGATAAACTCACTTATGCAGGAAACGCGGATCGCCTACAGGCGGTTGAACAGCATCCAAATTATCAATTTATTAAAGGCGATATTGGTGACAGTGAGATTTTAGAACAAGTGTTTACGAACTATGGGATTACTGATCTTATTCACTTTGCGGCGGAATCCCATGTTGATAATGCGATTCATGAACCGGATCCGTTTATTAAAACCAACTTACTTGGAACCTATGAGTTATTGAAAAAGGCGAAGCGCCATTGGATTGACCGCGGGCAGTCTAAAGAGGGAAGATTTCATCACATTTCAACAGATGAGGTCTATGGGACATTACGACCGGATGAAACGGCGTTTCTCGAGACATCCCCGTATACACCTAATAATCCCTACAGCGCATCCAAGGCTGGGGCTGCAATGTTAGTCAGAAGCTATCAGCAAACGTACGGACTGGATGCCGTGATTACGAATTGTTCTAACAATTATGGTCCGCGGCAACATAGTGAAAAATTAATTCCAACAATCATCCGGAAGGCCTTAGCGGAACAAGCGATTCCAATTTACGGCGATGGCAAACAAGTCCGGGATTGGCTGCATGTGAAGGATCACTGCCGCGCAGTCGATCTCGTTTTTCATCATGGTCAGAGCGGTGAGGTCTATAATATCGGTGGTCGAAATGAGCAATATAACATTCATATTGCAGAGAAGATTTGTGAGTTATTAGACGAATATCAATCCGTCAGGTCGTCTGCAAACATCGGCAGCTACCGTGATTTGATCACCTTTGTCCAAGATCGCCCCGGTCATGACCGTCGTTATTCGATTAATCCAGAAAAAATCGAGAATGAATTGAGATGGAAAGCAGAAATTCCTTTAGCTGATGGCCTTCGTGAAACGGTGGCATGGTATATTGACAACAACATCGTATAA
- a CDS encoding glycosyltransferase family 2 protein, whose product MTTTSYKPDISVVAPVYGCASCLKELYQRLRNTLEPITPHFEVILVNDQSPDEAWPVMQQLCDQDIRIKAIALSRNFGQHHAITAGLDYTKGDWVVVMDCDLQDQPEEIPKLYEQAQTGYDIVFARRTERKDRFFKRLSSKMFYALYSYLTDEPFDHTIANFSICSRQVINEVITLREQSRSYPLSLKWLGFRWTAVNVEHAERHSGQSSYSLKKLLRFALDSITSQSNKPLRLSIKFGFMVALISFLYGCFLIYKYLFLYQPVAGWTSVMVSIYFIGGLLFANLGIIGLYIGKVFDETKARPLYVIRSKIGFDEEPVRMLKQKGERYEQSD is encoded by the coding sequence TTGACAACAACATCGTATAAACCAGATATTTCAGTCGTTGCTCCTGTCTATGGGTGTGCATCGTGTCTTAAGGAACTCTATCAAAGACTCCGGAACACCTTAGAACCGATCACTCCTCACTTTGAAGTGATTTTGGTCAATGATCAAAGTCCAGATGAGGCGTGGCCGGTGATGCAGCAATTGTGTGATCAAGACATACGCATCAAAGCAATAGCGTTATCACGCAATTTTGGCCAGCATCATGCAATCACTGCAGGGTTAGATTATACCAAAGGTGACTGGGTGGTGGTCATGGATTGCGATCTACAAGATCAGCCTGAGGAAATTCCTAAGCTCTATGAACAAGCGCAAACGGGTTATGATATCGTCTTTGCCAGACGGACGGAACGGAAAGATCGTTTCTTTAAGCGATTATCCTCAAAAATGTTCTATGCATTATATAGTTATTTGACAGATGAACCCTTTGATCACACTATTGCTAATTTTAGCATCTGTTCACGGCAAGTCATTAATGAAGTGATTACGCTTCGGGAACAGAGTCGTTCTTATCCGTTGTCTCTAAAATGGTTGGGATTTCGGTGGACGGCAGTGAATGTTGAACATGCCGAGCGCCATAGTGGCCAGTCCAGCTATTCTCTGAAAAAATTACTTCGGTTTGCGTTGGATAGCATTACTTCTCAATCGAATAAGCCTTTGCGATTATCAATTAAATTTGGATTTATGGTGGCCTTGATATCCTTTTTATATGGCTGTTTTTTGATTTATAAATATTTATTCCTGTACCAGCCTGTTGCCGGTTGGACAAGCGTCATGGTATCCATTTATTTTATTGGCGGTCTTTTGTTTGCCAATCTAGGTATTATTGGTCTATATATTGGTAAAGTTTTTGATGAGACTAAGGCACGGCCCCTCTACGTCATTCGTAGCAAAATTGGCTTTGATGAGGAACCTGTCAGAATGCTGAAGCAAAAAGGTGAGCGCTATGAACAAAGTGATTGA
- a CDS encoding EamA family transporter, with translation MGYIYIIGTIVFTVYGQLILKWRMNQTEGLPEDLWDKFLFLFKLVFDPFVFSGLAAAFVAALFWMAAMTKFAISYAYPFMSLSFVLVVFLSAMVFNESIGWLKVIGLLLVISGLIVSSQSA, from the coding sequence ATGGGCTATATTTATATCATTGGAACGATCGTCTTTACCGTTTATGGACAACTTATTTTAAAGTGGCGCATGAATCAAACTGAAGGCTTGCCGGAAGACCTGTGGGATAAGTTCTTGTTTTTATTTAAATTGGTGTTTGATCCCTTTGTATTCTCGGGATTGGCAGCTGCCTTTGTGGCGGCGTTATTTTGGATGGCAGCGATGACCAAATTTGCGATTAGTTATGCATATCCATTCATGAGTTTATCATTTGTGTTGGTCGTATTTCTTTCAGCAATGGTTTTTAACGAGTCGATTGGTTGGCTAAAAGTCATCGGATTATTGTTGGTCATCTCCGGCCTTATCGTCTCAAGTCAATCAGCGTAG
- the rfbA gene encoding glucose-1-phosphate thymidylyltransferase RfbA yields the protein MKGIVLAGGKGTRLYPLTLVNNKHLLPIYQKPMIYYPLSVLMLAGIDDIMLITTPDDHERFQTLLGDGSEYGINLQYAVQKEANGIAEAFTIAEDFIGQDSVALILGDNIFYGQGFTSILRKVADGLERTNGATVFGHRVKDPERFGVVDFDDHKRVLSIEEKPKQPKSDFAVTGLYFYDNQVVEYAKSLKPSHRGELEITDLNNLYREQGQLHVELLGRGFVWMDVGTHEYLHEASEFMKNIELRQGFKVACLEEIAYYMGNINQEQLTTRAEQYKNNAYGQYLFDIAKSKHRQQYWDPIFGGHHGDFGWMENAE from the coding sequence ATGAAAGGTATCGTACTTGCGGGGGGTAAAGGGACGAGACTTTATCCGTTGACACTTGTAAATAACAAGCATCTGCTCCCGATCTATCAAAAGCCGATGATTTATTATCCGTTATCTGTATTGATGCTGGCTGGTATTGACGATATTATGCTGATTACAACGCCAGATGATCACGAACGGTTTCAGACCTTGCTTGGCGATGGAAGTGAGTATGGCATTAATCTTCAGTACGCAGTACAAAAAGAAGCCAACGGAATTGCTGAAGCCTTCACAATTGCTGAGGATTTTATCGGGCAAGATAGTGTTGCGCTCATCTTAGGCGATAACATTTTCTATGGACAAGGATTTACATCGATTTTGCGTAAAGTCGCCGACGGATTGGAAAGAACCAATGGGGCTACGGTCTTCGGCCACCGTGTTAAAGATCCGGAGCGATTTGGTGTCGTTGATTTTGACGATCACAAACGTGTGCTGTCAATTGAAGAGAAGCCAAAACAACCAAAATCGGATTTTGCTGTCACTGGATTATATTTTTACGACAATCAAGTGGTGGAATACGCGAAATCTTTGAAACCCTCTCATCGAGGTGAACTAGAAATCACGGACTTGAATAATCTATACCGTGAGCAGGGGCAGTTGCATGTTGAGTTGCTTGGACGCGGGTTTGTGTGGATGGATGTGGGGACACATGAGTACCTGCACGAAGCATCCGAATTTATGAAAAACATTGAGCTCCGTCAAGGATTTAAAGTCGCTTGTTTAGAAGAAATTGCTTATTATATGGGGAATATTAATCAAGAACAGCTGACGACACGAGCGGAGCAGTATAAAAATAATGCTTATGGGCAATATTTGTTTGACATAGCGAAAAGCAAACACAGACAACAATACTGGGACCCCATTTTTGGCGGTCACCATGGAGATTTTGGGTGGATGGAGAATGCTGAATAA